The Rosa chinensis cultivar Old Blush chromosome 7, RchiOBHm-V2, whole genome shotgun sequence DNA segment AAATTTAACATGTAAATCCAAACTAACAACACAGTTTAACAGTCCCGAAATCCTATTTTCCTGACCCACCAAATAGTAAAATTCTGCATTAATGACATTGATCGATCCGTACCTGGAATCTGGGCCACACGAGGCTCAGTAAAATGACCATTACAGACAACCACAGCATCATAAACCTCCTCCATATCGTCACCTCTCTTCCTCTTGGACTTCACCTTCCATTTTCCACCCTCCACCAAACCCACAAACACCACCTCACTCTCAAACCTCACAATCTCACAAATCCCAAAGTCCTTAGCAAaaccattcaagtacttcaaCACTTCTCTATGACCCGGAAACCTTCTCGGGTCTCCATCTTCATCCTGTTCCTTGGCCGCAAATGGGTAGTCCCGGAAGCCCATGATCTCTCTGGGGAGGTTGGTCCTGAGAGACTGGTACATGCTCGAGTGGACTATGTTTCTGTTTGGGTGGAGACCAATTGGGTCGGACTCCACTTCTGGAGTGTACACCCACGTGCCACCGATTTGGTCTCCTCGCTCGAAGACGACGACAGTGTGACCTTCCCGCCGGAGCTCACGTGCGGCGACCAGGCCTGCGGCGCCGGCGCCGATCACTGCTACGTGGCGGGATAGGGGTTGCATTGTCGGATGAGCAGAGAGAGCAGACGCCGTTTTATTTTGGTCAATTGACAACCATACTTTGCCAAACAGTTGACCGGCCAAAATATGCCTTTTCTTTAAGAAATATTTCATTTTTGCTCCTATTCGAAATTTCGAATAAAATGATTAAAATCAGTTTCATTGCGATATTTTAGGATTCGGGGAGGTTTTCCATCGAAAAATAATGCTAAATTGTGAAAGCtaaaattagaaaagaaaaaaaaaaaaaaaaaaatacacccaCCCTAAGATACTCATTGAATTAGGACCGTACCCTTTTGGGGGAAGCTTCATTAACTGATCCCAAGAGGACCGCAATACATGAAGATCAGAAGATGTAAACATTTGTAAGAAAATTCATACAGAGATGAAGTGATCATTTCATATTTCAAAGACATCTGCCAAATACATCATTTGACATCACTGCTAATAAGTTAAACtccatgtgtggtgaatttctTGAAGTCCTTATAAGCTTGTAGTACTAAATGGTTATCATCCCACTCATCCTGATATGTTTTCGGCCGGACTAAATAATTCTTTGCTATTGTTAGCATCATTTGTTTTCTCCATTCTTCGAAGACTGGACACCTACACTGCGCTGCAAGCCAATCAGCATAATCACCCTGCAAAAACAACACTTCAAATATTTACTCTCAATTTCATGCTAAGTAAAGAGAAATATCAATGAGACTAAAACATTGACAAGGAAGAAAGAAGCCGAACTTACCCGAGAATCAGAAATGTCATGAGTGTGTCGTTTAGGTTTGCCAGAAGCTTCAAGTGAAGAGTAGAAAGCTTTGACATCCTCCATCATCTTCCCTTTGGATGGGAGCGCAATTCGATTCGACAAAACTCCTGCTATCCACTTGCTTTGAAGTTCAAAATTGGGGAAAGGAACGGTCTCTTACAATGGCCATGAGGTTAAGGTATTATTGCATTAACCCTTATCAAAACGAATGAAACCAAAATGTGGCATATATACAATTCGAAGAAGAGAAACACACCTTCCATGGTAGCCCAACAAAAGAAAGCGAAGGTGCAAAGGCAGGTGGGAAGACATGCTTGAACAGCGGCCCAACGGTTGTCATCCCCATCCACAGTTACAATTCCATTGGTCTCAAGAAAAGGGAAATGATACTTGTATCTTGAAAGGAAAAGGAATTATATTATCATTTGCTCTCATTTTAGTTGCAATTGTGAGTGCAGAGGATTACAAAGCAAGTATTACCCTGTGCAGTGAAGAATGGTGTCGGCGACCACAACACTTCCATCTGCGAAAACAACACTACCATCTTCATGGACACTTTTAATCTGCATCGGTTTAGATAATTATATCCTAAGTTCATAACATCTGATCACAATCGCCAAAATCCTTACTATGGGCGAGTTATCTTACCATAGAGTGAAGCCGCATGTTATCGTATCCACTATTTATCTACATCGATTTAGATTATATCATTAGTTCAAAAGTTCTCATCATAGGCACCAAAATCGATCCTTGCTATTGGTGTTATCTTACCATAGCGTTAATGTAAAATCATATTCAtgctcacaatcatatgcatacaaGCTCGACAACAGTCACGCAAGAATCaagacttaccttcagcaattactagcatggattccatctctgcAGCTGCACAACAATGATCACTTGAAGATgaccttctgttacttaccaacttgcttctcaatggacagaaaaATATGCAAAATGTGGTGGTAACAGGGACCAAGTTCATCTATTTATATAGGATAGTTAACCCTTAGATTCCTTCCATTAAGGTAATTCTTAAGGGACAAGTCTCCTAATTAAAATCCTAATGTATCACTGTCTTGTAGCCTTTCTCGTAAactaagcaatggattactatccttaatgattGATGCACTGCTTTATTaagttactagtattgatttacagtttgtatccatgttaaactaggattgatatcaAGCTAATCATCATAAACATTATGATAATTTGTGACAAGTCCACATTTGATTCTTACAATCTGCCCCTTGGATTGACACATATTATACTTGATGATTTGTACCagataatatcaaaactaatTTAACTTACcaaagt contains these protein-coding regions:
- the LOC112180484 gene encoding flavin-containing monooxygenase FMO GS-OX5 isoform X2 is translated as MKYFLKKRHILAGQLFGKVWLSIDQNKTASALSAHPTMQPLSRHVAVIGAGAAGLVAARELRREGHTVVVFERGDQIGGTWVYTPEVESDPIGLHPNRNIVHSSMYQSLRTNLPREIMGFRDYPFAAKEQDEDGDPRRFPGHREVLKYLNGFAKDFGICEIVRFESEVVFVGLVEGGKWKVKSKRKRGDDMEEVYDAVVVCNGHFTEPRVAQIPGISSWKGKQVHSHNYRTPEPFRDQVVILIGSSASAIDISRDIAGVAKEVHIASRSVATETMEKKPGYDNMWLHSMIKSVHEDGSVVFPDGSVVLADIILHCTGSFLLPCMNFKVSG